DNA sequence from the Manihot esculenta cultivar AM560-2 chromosome 11, M.esculenta_v8, whole genome shotgun sequence genome:
AATTTCTATAGTTTAAAGTAGAAAggaaaagattttttaaaaaagaaacttcacattttttttaataatttacccTAGAAGCTAGAGGTAGATTTGTTTATGAATATGAATTccaatttcatttttataaattgttgaTCCTGATACTTAATATTTTGCAAAGTGTGTTAAACATTGTGTAAATTAATTATGTGATATTGACAATTAGATAGTATAATATCAGTCCTTAATTTGGGATGAAATTTTGAGTTTACATTTTTTGGTtctcaaaaataataaattaaataattaaaaaaagacaaaaaaaaaacagctaGTGTATCAAATAAATAGTGGACCTACCCACACATAACGCAAGGATCATTTATTATCCTCTCTTAAATGAATTCCCCAACAACCATTTATATGTTTCCTAAAtgctgaaaaaataaaaaataaaaaataaataaacccataaaaatcacaaaattatataaaaataaatttaataataattacattcatatatttaatttaattcatctgaataaatacaaaaaattttagattttactcGCTCGATCCTCAATTTttcgattaaaaaaaatttaataatcgtcaaatttaatattttcatgtaaattttgtatttattagatatatttttattattatacataaattttaatataaatatttaatctaataTATTAAACTCGTTCCATATGTAGTAATTTATATTGGACactcataaaataaaaatatatatttttcattacttTTTCAGCACATCATAAATAAAGGCAGTTGGgagttaattaattataaagacCACTTCTATTTTTTTTGACTAATTTGTAAAGTGTTCACATCCATGGAGCCCTTTTTAATCTGCCTGCTCTATGTCCTTGGCTGACAACTGCAACAACATGGGTCATTGGTCACAACACAAGCTCCATTTCTTGGCCTTTCTCATTCTTGCTTCTGCCATTGATGAAGCTCTTGGAGATGCTATGGTCAGTGGCTCTGTCTTCTGTGACCAATGCAAGGATGGCCAATTATCTCTCTTCGACTATCCCATTTCTGGTTAGATCCTTAgccattttcttcattttctgtcTGGATATcacccttttatttttatttattttgttagtCGGTCCGATTAAGGTTTTAACTCAGACGACTACAGTATCATTAAGCTAAACTGTAGTATTAAAATTGTTGCAGGAATCAAAGTCACAATGACCTGCGAAGATAGTAATGGCCAAATCACAACGTCAAGAGAAGAGACCACAGACTGGTTTGGAAAATATGCAATGAGGTTCGATGGTGCCCCAGATTTGAGCAACTGTTATGCTCAGGTTTCAAGCAATGGTCAGGGTTCAAATGGGTGTGGTGCAGTAGCTGGTCCTGCACAAAAGCTCAGTCTAATGTTCAGGATGTTTGATATGGAAATTTACAATGTGGATTCTTTGCTTTCTCAGCCTGCTCAGCCTATGTCATTTTGTCCAAGGTCCAAAAAACCAGTGCCGGCACCTGTAAATCCTGTAAGGCCTCCGGTGCCTGTATCACCTGTGACGCCGCCGCCTCCACATTTCAAGCTCCCTCCGATGCCTAGATTGCCTCCACTTCCTCCTATGCCACCAGTGCCTTTCTTGGAACCATCAGCTTGTGCACACCAGTAAGCTGATtaccttcctttttttttattattaatttttagcaGAAGCTTGAGCATACTGATCACAGAGGAGAAAGTTTAAGATAATTAAAGAACTAGGGGCCTATTttgttttttcaaatttatttttataacctcactttaaatatttcaaatttatttgagttaagTCGGTAATTTAGGTTTTCGTATAGTATTAAGtagtgaaattaaataatatcagtttttttttaattagatattgagtttatatttttaaaatatatatgaaaaggAGTATAtggtataaatttaaattaattgaataagtGATTTCGGATCAAAAATTATATAGTAAATAAAAAAGTGCCATAAATCACACGTTAGAAATAAAAGCGTGGGAACAGGTACACATGCAAGCTTTAATTATATGTGAAAAATACGGAGCAAAGCATTACATAAAGAAAGAATAGTGTGGTTGTGAAATGTTACTAGGTAAGGTCTCACCGCACGTGATATGAAAACTGAATAATGTGAAAGCCTTGAGTTCATAACTGAATGAATCCATAAAAGCATTAAAGCAGACAAATAAATTAATGCCTAACATGAATTCAAAGTTTCATAAAGAAATACCTACTTCATATGAGTTGTGAACATCTTGAATTCGATCTTCACTAACTATTCCAATAAAAAatggttaaattaatttagtctaTTTCCAATTTTTTTAGATTACTCTTGAAAAAATTGAAGATTAATTTAATCCAAAAGTCGGGAATTTACGGactaaatttcttaattttttaaatataattcaaaataaaaggcTTAATTGAAACATATAGATTTA
Encoded proteins:
- the LOC110626050 gene encoding uncharacterized protein LOC110626050, yielding MSLADNCNNMGHWSQHKLHFLAFLILASAIDEALGDAMVSGSVFCDQCKDGQLSLFDYPISGIKVTMTCEDSNGQITTSREETTDWFGKYAMRFDGAPDLSNCYAQVSSNGQGSNGCGAVAGPAQKLSLMFRMFDMEIYNVDSLLSQPAQPMSFCPRSKKPVPAPVNPVRPPVPVSPVTPPPPHFKLPPMPRLPPLPPMPPVPFLEPSACAHQNWTKPEYKCYWRALNPETKVGVVFGLVAARRYGADMTLWQALQGRGDPYRTLLREATTALLNSYNSLQFSYNSISVVTQMNLSLMGSQRSVLLTALRFMRANSGYGHTTCKFTPCK